A region of Mycosarcoma maydis chromosome 15, whole genome shotgun sequence DNA encodes the following proteins:
- a CDS encoding putative aspartyl protease codes for MKLNLSLTFVTALATAFAGVEAGVHKAKLQKVTPSRELTLEGLAAQAEILQLKYGGGSSKKQVPFSSNPEHDFSIQPIADSSQAAAWYAEAKKGHGVPLTDFLNAQYFCDISLGTPAQDFKVILDTGSSNLWVPSTKCSSIACFLHKKYDSSASSSYKKNGTEFKIQYGSGSMEGIVSNDVLKIGDLTIKGQDFAEATSEPGLAFAFGKFDGILGLAYDTISVNGIVPPMYQMINQGLLDAPQVSFYLGSSEEDGGEAVFGGIDDSHYTGKIHWSPVKRKGYWEVALDKLALGDEELELDNGSAAIDTGTSLIAMATDTAEILNAEIGATKSWNGQYSVDCEKVKDLPPLTFYIDGQPFKLEGKDYVLEVQGSCISSFSGINLPGPLADMLIVGDVFLRKYYSVYDLGKNAVGLATAK; via the coding sequence ATGAAGCTCAACCTCTCCCTCACTTTCGTCACCGCTCTTGCCACCGCGTTTGCTGGTGTCGAGGCAGGTGTTCACAAAGCCAAGCTTCAAAAGGTCACGCCTTCGCGCGAGCTTACCCTTGAGggtcttgctgctcaggcCGAGATCCTCCAGCTCAAGTACGGCGGCGGCTCGTCCAAGAAACAGGTTCCCTTTTCTTCCAACCCTGAACATGACTTCAGCATCCAGCCCATTGCCGACTCCAGCCAGGCTGCCGCCTGGTACGCTGAAGCCAAGAAGGGTCACGGCGTCCCCTTGACCGACTTCCTCAACGCCCAGTACTTTTGCGACATTTCGCTCGGTACACCTGCTCAGGATTTCAAGGTCATCCTCGACACTGGCTCTTCTAATCTCTGGGTTCCTTCCACCAAGTGCTCGTCCATCGCCTGCTTCCTACACAAGAAGTATGACAGCtccgcctcgtcttcgtACAAGAAGAACGGCACCGAGTTCAAGATTCAGTACGGCTCCGGCTCCATGGAAGGCATCGTCTCGAACGATGTACTCAAGATTGGCGACTTAACCATCAAGGGGCAAGACTTTGCCGAGGCAACGAGCGAGCCTGGCCTTGCGTTTGCTTTCGGCAAGTTTGATGGCATCCTGGGCCTCGCCTACGACACCATCTCGGTCAACGGTATCGTGCCTCCCATGTACCAGATGATCAACCAGGGCCTGCTGGATGCACCCCAGGTCTCGTTTTACCTCGGCAGCTCCGAAGAGGATGGCGGCGAGGCTGTGTTTGGTGGTATCGACGATAGCCACTACACTGGCAAGATCCACTGGAGCCCCGTCAAGCGTAAGGGCTACTGGGAGgttgcgctcgacaagcttgctctcggtgacgaggagctcgagcttgacaaCGGTTCCGCCGCCATCGACACTGGCACATCGCTCATTGCCATGGCCACCGACACAGCCGAGATCCTCAACGCCGAGATCGGTGCCACCAAATCGTGGAACGGCCAGTACTCGGTCGATTGTGAGAAGGTCAAGGACTTGCCACCCCTCACCTTCTACATCGACGGCCAGCCGTTCAAGCTTGAGGGCAAGGACTACGTTCTTGAGGTGCAGGGCTCGtgcatctcgtcgttcTCTGGTATCAACCTCCCCGGTCCGCTCGCCGACATGCTCATCGTCGGTGACGTGTTCTTGAGGAAGTACTACTCGGTGTACGACTTGGGCAAGAATGCTGTTGGTCTCGCGACTGCCAAGTGA
- a CDS encoding uncharacterized protein (related to PSF1 - subunit of the GINS complex): MFGDQAFKLATEAKACLNLDSVKPYNDELIRALILETKQLHAHLTTLLSTLEDSAQHTAVEVAGLQSQLLMLHLIISYNKRSLLIYHNVRLDLVMSHLSRHSFSLRILFSHHPALRTALSAIEHDHLRRYSDLIHRTKLSYLNLSPSLKLDIADTQVFEPLPTDPLVTVKVNRDLNDIWLTSSQSAPTSMRKDQTLTINRADVRPLIARGWLTVLDDPR, from the exons ATGTTTGGAGATCAAGCGTTCAAGTTGGCGACGGAGGCCAAGGCGTGTTTGAACCTAGACAGTGTCAAGCCGTACAA CGATGAGCTGATTCGCGCGCTCATATTGGAGACCAAGCAACTGCATGCGCATCTGACGACATTGCTGTCTACGCTCGAGGATTCTGCACAGCATACAGCCGTCGAGGTGGCTGGGTTGCAATCACAACTGCTCATGCTTCACCTTATCATATCGTACAACAAACGGTCTCTGCTGATATACCACAACGTCCGACTAGACCTTGTCATGTCCCACCTCTCGCGTCACTCGTTCTCTCTACGCATTCTCTTCTCCCACCACCCGGCGCTGCGTACCGCACTCTCCGCCATCGAACACGACCACCTTCGACGCTACTCGGACCTCATCCATCGAACCAAACTCTCGTACCTCAACCTCTCGCCCAGCCTGAAACTCGACATCGCAGATACCCAAGTCTTCGAACCGCTCCCCACAGACCCGCTCGTCACTGTCAAGGTGAATCGAGACCTCAACGATATCTGGCTCACCTCTTCCCAATCCGCACCCACTTCAATGCGCAAAGACCAAAcgctcaccatcaacaGAGCTGACGTCCGACCGCTCATCGCAAGAGGCTGGCTTACTGTACTAGACGACCCCCGATAG
- a CDS encoding putative glucose-6-phosphate dehydrogenase — MPASNAPAFDNDTIIVVLGASGDLAKKKTFPALFNLFRLGLLPQATHIIGYARTKMERDAFAEKVTSHLKNVDDDQGKKDIHNFLEICQYISGQYDEDASFQNLNKEMERIEAEMKHDSPSRLFYMALPPNVFTVVAKGLKKNCYSQKGHNRIVIEKPFGKDLESSREMIGALKGLWKEDETFRIDHYLGKEMVKNLLIMRFGNPFIDAGLNNKLVDNVQITFKEPFGTEGRGGYFDEFGIIRDIQQNHLSQVLSLLAMERPKSFSAEDIRDEKVKVLKSVPAIEPKDVLIGQYTAANGKPGYKDDETVPKDSNCPTFAALALFVNNERWKGVPFILKAGKALDEAKVVIRIQFKDTPEGLFNDVPRNELVIRIQPDEAVYFKMNAKKPGLEMATLPADLDLTYKERFSQVRIPEAYEALILDALNGDHSNFVRDDELEVSWAIFTPLLHAIDAGKIKNEPYEYGSRGPASLNEFTERYGYKRTNESYEWPTTNVNKVQGKM; from the exons ATGCCTGCCTCCAACGCCCCCGCTTTCGACAATGACACTATCATCGTAG TCCTTGGCGCCTCAGGAGATCTGGCAAAGAAGAAG ACGTTCCCAGCGCTCTTTaacctcttccgcctcggccTGCTGCCCCAGGCCACTCACATTATCGGATATGCACGAACAAAGATGGAAAGGGATGCGTTTGCCGAAAAGGTCACAAGTCACCTCAAAAACGTCGACGATGACCAGGGAAAGAAGGACATCCACAACTTTCTCGAAATTTGCCAATACATCTCGGGTCAGTACGACGAAGACGCCTCGTTCCAGAATCTCAACAAGGAGAtggagcgcatcgaggcTGAAATGAAGCACGACTCGCCCAGCCGCCTCTTCTACATGGCGTTGCCGCCCAACGTCTTCACCGTCGTCGCAAAGGGTCTCAAGAAGAACTGCTACTCACAAAAGGGTCACAACCGAATCGTCATCGAAAAGCCCTTTGGCAAGGACCTCGAGAGCAGCCGAGAGATGATTGGCGCGCTCAAGGGTCTGTGGAAAGAGGACGAGACTTTCCGCATCGACCACTACCTCGGAAAGGAGATGGTCAAGAACCTGCTTATCATGCGCTTTGGCAACCCTTTCATCGATGCCGGCCTTAACAACAAGCTGGTCGACAATGTCCAAATCACCTTTAAGGAGCCTTTCGGTACCGAGGGCCGTGGTGGCTACTTTGACGAGTTTGGTATCATCCGCGACATCCAGCAGAACCACTTGTCCCAGGTGCTCTCTCTGCTCGCCATGGAGCGACCCAAGTCGTTCTCGGCAGAGGACATCCGCGACGAAAAGGTCAAAGTGCTCAAGTCGGTACCTGCCATCGAGCCAAAGGACGTGCTTATCGGCCAGTACACTGCCGCCAACGGCAAGCCAGGCTACAAGGATGACGAGACGGTGCCCAAGGACAGCAACTGTCCCACCTTTGCTGCCTTGGCGCTATTTGTCAACAACGAGCGCTGGAAGGGTGTTCCTTTTATCCTCAAGGCGGGCAAGGCACTAGATGAGGCCAAGGTGGTGATTCGTATCCAGTTCAAAGACACGCCAGAAGGCCTCTTCAACGATGTTCCGCGCAACGAGCTGGTCATCCGCATCCAGCCCGACGAGGCGGTCTACTTCAAGATGAACGCCAAGAAGCCTGGCCTCGAGATGGCTACGCTTCCCGCCGACTTGGACCTCACCTACAAGGAGCGCTTCTCCCAGGTGCGCATCCCCGAAGCGTACGAGGCTCTCATCTTGGACGCGCTCAACGGCGACCACTCAAACTTTGTGcgagacgacgagctggaagtGTCGTGGGCCATCTTCACGCCTCTGCTGCACGCCATCGATGCgggcaagatcaagaacgAGCCGTACGAATATGGCAGCCGTGGACCTGCTTCGCTCAACGAATTCACCGAACGCTACGGCTACAAGCGCACCAACGAATCGTACGAATGGCccaccaccaacgtcaACAAGGTGCAAGGAAAAATGTAG
- a CDS encoding uncharacterized protein (related to RAD4 - Excision repair protein (N-terminal fragment)), producing the protein MTLPRRPPPPRTPRKPPKLAQHWDRPPADPEEVFDVQSISSDDESTTTPSAASTAKMPSTTARASAAPARASRSKQHLPPKDVIEISTDESVAHQDEALDDMEMSDFEDVDPAAPATTGASSAASEDLDMEDVDLDADQSAQDLHDMYAAAYREVQAKYDNSTGTGEDEYEGSDDEEGRNQDDDASAGSKPIPIFKDGKGQHRGVEISVGSHSTKQTNSSKQKSNNFLTPRDRQNRITAHKLLVLSMLAHARVRNKWCNDAELRDTLAHSVPEFLITKLRSIHPKKVTEQRERIRMFESFLSELVRWWSSRFRLDPTMVASSALRQPDQDIATGVLPGSGRRIDGWIVETASEREQRHRREQREQQRYKQECERQATSVEASNGNSKGKAKAKARDNANNDSTSTGSATLQPPTKAMEITIFAPGPVIRPIFLRLLPAAEHIVSPAGLRERAEQRSGSRETSAQLFCALCRSIGIPARLVVSPQPLSWSVGASKLANTTQPGSLADKKPNQLRVRAKKSASHRFASKPINELTSDDDDDDDHSVSAASSSAHTKGMSNVISVGSRSSADEATASDSSTGKQITSSTKGSAGLTKKAVLGAAAKTSSHHNNVSRGHRSQPISVDDTASDISSGRSVNDARKAGASRKTSGTSSTKNKGKARQVDVVDADPAGLQDEEHDDYRPEKWKHLKTPLQVEHKVKLRPLRPKQLKNSEVASEDTWADPVDLQAPPTMWVEVFSKPYQKWITVDPIRCMIRPCGNRHMEPAAFDRQNKLLYVVAFEEDGYARDVTARYTKTLNSRVSRLRPPTRCKGEEDWWTRVVRGIHRPQRLDRDAMEDAELQDNSSREPMPSSINAFKDHPIYFIEKFLKRDEVVFPRRQIATFQGMAVFRKADVQTLRSSRQWYNEGRVSKKARGAQVVKSRG; encoded by the coding sequence ATGACTCTTCCACGAAggccaccaccaccacgcaCACCTCGAAAACCGCCcaagcttgctcagcaCTGGGACCGACCACCCGCCGATCCGGAAGAGGTGTTTGATGTACAGTCCATCTCTtcagacgacgagagcaCCACCACTCCATCTGCTGCGTCAACAGCAAAAATGCCCTCTACGACTGCGAGGGCTTCTGCCGCTCCTGCCCGAGCGTCGCGGTCCAAGCAGCACCTCCCCCCAAAAGACGTCATCGAGATTTCAACCGACGAATCGGTAGCCCACCAAGACGAGGCACTCGACGACATGGAAATGTCTGATTTCGAAGATGTCGAtcctgctgcgcctgcaaCCACTGGtgcatcgagcgcagccaGCGAAGACCTCGACATGGAAGACGTCGACCTGGATGCAGACCAATCTGCGCAGGATTTGCATGACATGTACGCAGCTGCATACCGCGAGGTGCAAGCAAAGTACGACAACAGTACCGGCACTGGCGAAGACGAATACGAAGGCtcagacgacgaagaaggcCGCAAtcaggacgacgacgcttcGGCAGGCTCCAAACCCATCCCCATCTTCAAGGATGGCAAGGGTCAGCATCGTGGCGTCGAAATCTCTGTCGGAAGCCATTCAACCAAACAGACCAACTCTTCCAAGCAAAAGTCGAACAACTTCCTCACCCCTCGTGACCGACAGAACCGTATCACCGCTCACAAGCTCCTCGTTCTCTCTATGCTAGCTCACGCTCGCGTCCGCAACAAATGGTGCAATGACGCCGAGCTCCGTGACACACTCGCCCATTCGGTGCCCGAGTTTCTCATCACCAAGCTTCGTTCCATCCATCCCAAAAAGGTCACTGAACAACGCGAAAGGATCCGCATGTTTGAGAGCTTCCTCTCGGAGCTCGTTCGATGGTGGTCCTCGCGTTTCCGACTGGATCCTACCATGGTTGCCAGCTCTGCCCTTCGACAGCCCGATCAGGATATTGCTACAGGCGTTCTACCTGGTTCTGGTCGTAGGATCGATGGCTGGATTGTAGAGACAGCTTCAGAACGAGAGCAGCGTCATCGACGCGAACAAAGAGAGCAACAACGATACAAGCAAGAATGCGAGCGGCAAGCCACATCTGTCGAGGCTTCAAATGGTAACAGCAAAGGtaaagccaaagccaaagccagagACAATGCTAACAACGACTCAACATCTACCGGCTCCGCAACGCTCCAGCCACCAACCAAGGCGATGGAAATCACCATCTTCGCGCCAGGCCCCGTCATCCGTCCCATCTTCCTTCGCCTTCTTCCCGCAGCCGAGCACATTGTATCGCCGGCAGGGCTCAGAGAGCGCGCAGAGCAACGATCAGGGTCGCGAGAGACAAGTGCTCAGCTGTTTTGCGCACTTTGTCGCTCCATCGGTATTCCTGCTCGACTCGTTGTCAGTCCACAGCCTCTGTCGTGGAGCGTGGGTGCAAGTAAGCTTGCCAACACTACTCAACCTGGCAGCCTAGCCGACAAGAAGCCGAACCAGCTTCGCGTTCGCGCGAAAAAGTCGGCATCTCATCGGTTCGCATCAAAGCCCATTAATGAGCTCACCtctgacgatgacgatgacgacgaccacAGCGTCTCGGCAGCATCCTCATCTGCGCATACCAAGGGCATGTCCAATGTAATCAGCGTCGgctcgcgctcgtctgCAGACGAGGCAACCGCGAGCGACTCCAGTACCGGCAAGCAGATTACCAGCAGTACCAAGGGTTCTGCTGGCCTCACCAAGAAGGCGGTGCTAGGCGCGGCGGCCAAGACGTCTAGCCACCACAACAACGTCAGTCGTGGCCATCGTAGCCAACCAATCTCCGTCGATGATACAGCTTCGGACATCTCGTCTGGTCGATCCGTAAACGATGCCAGGAAAGCTGGAGCAAGCCGTAAAACAAGCGGCACTTCCTCGACCAAAAACAAAGGCAAGGCGAGGCAAGTCgatgtcgtcgatgcgGATCCGGCCGGCTTGCAAGACGAAGAGCACGACGACTACCGTCCCGAGAAGTGGAAACATCTCAAAACGCCTCTCCAAGTCGAGCACAAGGTGAAGCTTCGGCCGTTACGTCCCAAACAGCTCAAAAACTCGGAGGTGGCTAGCGAAGATACATGGGCGGATCCGGTGGATCTGCAAGCGCCGCCCACCATGTGGGTTGAAGTGTTTTCCAAGCCGTACCAAAAGTGGATTACGGTAGACCCGATTCGGTGCATGATCAGACCTTGCGGCAACCGGCACATGGAACCAGCGGCGTTCGACCGACAGAACAAGCTGCTCTATGTGGTGGCATTCGAAGAGGACGGCTACGCACGCGATGTGACGGCGCGATAcacaaagacgctcaactCGCGTGTTTCTAGGTTGCGACCTCCGACACGGTGCAAAGGTGAGGAGGATTGGTGGACGCGAGTGGTGCGTGGCATTCATCGGCCGCAAAGGCTGGATCGCGATGCGATGGAAGATGCTGAGCTGCAGGACAACAGTTCGCGCGAACCGATGCCTTCATCGATAAACGCGTTCAAGGACCACCCGATCTACTTTATCGAGAAGTTTCTGAAGCGCGACGAGGTGGTTTTCCCTCGTCGACAGATTGCCACGTTTCAGGGTATGGCGGTGTTCCGCAAGGCTGACGTGCAGACTCTGCGTTCGTCTCGGCAGTGGTATAACGAGGGTCGGGTGTCAAAGAAGGCGAGGGGCGCTCAAGTTGTCAAGTCGCGCGGAAT